The following are from one region of the Vitis riparia cultivar Riparia Gloire de Montpellier isolate 1030 chromosome 14, EGFV_Vit.rip_1.0, whole genome shotgun sequence genome:
- the LOC117930841 gene encoding plant cysteine oxidase 2: protein MGIETALPDRKGKVFYELPKETNSRSKRSRRRQRKVYRVQKLYETCKEVFSSCGAGIIPPPGDVEKLASVLNSMKLEDVGLNPEMSCFRTEAPDEAPKITYLHLYECEKFSIGIFCLPPSGVIPLHNHPGMTVFSKLLFGSMHIKSYDWAVDPPCNPSANANPSQIQHPGVQLAKVKVDADFTAPCNSSILYPAAGGNMHRFTALTACAVLDVLGPPYSDPEGRDCTYYFDFPFTNFSVDGVSVPEEEREGYAWLQEREKLEDFAVVGAVYNGPMIVEC from the exons ATGGGGATTGAGACGGCTTTACCTGACCGAAAAGGGAAGGTGTTCTATGAATTGCCCAAGGAGACGAATAGCAGGTCGAAGAGGAGCCGTCGACGGCAGAGGAAGGTCTATCGGGTTCAGAAGCTATACGAGACATGCAAGGAGGTGTTTTCTTCCTGTGGGGCTGGGATTATTCCTCCTCCGGGTGATGTCGAAAAGCTCGCCTCGGTCTTGA ATAGCATGAAATTGGAGGATGTCGGCCTGAATCCGGAAATGTCGTGTTTTAGGACAGAGGCGCCGGATGAAGCCCCGAAGATAACGTACCTGCACCTTTATGAATGCGAAAAGTTCTCG ATTGGGATCTTCTGCTTGCCTCCGTCGGGTGTCATTCCGCTTCATAATCATCCTGGAATGACGGTTTTCAGTAAACTTCTCTTCGGGTCGATGCACATCAAGTCATATGACTGGGCAGTTGATCCCCCCTGCAATCCATCTGCAAATGCCAATCCTTCACAAA TCCAGCACCCCGGTGTTCAGTTGGCCAAGGTTAAGGTTGATGCTGATTTTACTGCTCCTTGCAACAGCTCCATCCTGTACCCGGCTGCTGGGGGAAATATGCACCGTTTCACAGCATTGACAGCATGCGCAGTGCTAGATGTGCTAGGCCCACCGTACTCTGATCCTGAAGGCCGGGACTGCACATATTACTTTGACTTCCCTTTCACCAATTTCTCAG TTGATGGGGTGTCCGTGCCGGAAGAGGAGAGGGAAGGCTACGCATGGCTCCAAGAGAGGGAGAAACTTGAGGACTTTGCTGTAGTTGGTGCAGTCTACAACGGCCCAATGATTGTGGAGTGTTGA
- the LOC117930991 gene encoding V-type proton ATPase subunit d2 — MYGFEAMTFNIHGGYLEAIVRGHRSGLLTAADYNNLCQCETLDDIKMHLSATEYGPYLQNEPSPLHTTTIVEKCTVKLVDEYKHMLCQATEPLSTFLEYITYGHMIDNVVLIVTGTLHERDVQELLEKCHPLGMFDSIATLAVAQNMRELYRLVLVDTPLAPYFSERITSEDLDDMNIEIMRNTLYKAYLEDFYQFCQKLGGATSEIMSDLLAFEADRRAVNITINSIGTELTRDDRKKLYSNFGLLYPYGHEELAVCEDIDQVRGVMEKYPPYQSIFAKMSYGESQMLDKAFYEEEVKRLCLAFEQQFHYGVFFAYMRLREQEIRNLMWISECVAQNQKSRVHDSVVFIF; from the exons ATGTACGGATTCGAAGCTATGACGTTCAACATTCATGGCGGGTACCTTGAGGCCATCGTGCGGGGCCACAGATCTGGATTGCTCACTGCCGCTGATTACAACAATTTGTGCCAGTGCGAAACCCTAGACGACATCAAGATGCATCTCTCTGCTACTGAGTACGGTCCTTATCTCCAAAACG AACCTTCCCCATTGCATACAACTACGATTGTAGAGAAATGCACTGTTAAACTGGTTGATGAGTATAAGCACATGTTGTGCCAAGCCACAGAGCCCTTGTCAACCTTCTTAGAGTACATCAC ATATGGTCACATGATAGATAATGTTGTCCTGATTGTTACGGGAACCTTACATGAGAGAGATGTCCAGGAACTGTTGGAGAAATGCCACCCTTTGGGAATGTTTGATAG CATTGCCACTCTAGCAGTTGCACAGAATATGCGGGAGCTTTATAGATTGGTTCTTGTTGACACACCGTTGGCTCCATACTTCTCTGAGCGAATTACATCAGAG GacttggatgacatgaacattGAAATTATGAGGAATACTCTTTACAAGGCATACCTTGAGGACTTTTACCAGTTTTGTCAG aaacttGGTGGTGCCACTTCGGAAATCATGTCTGACCTGCTTGCCTTTGAGGCTGATAGAAGGGCTGTCAATATAACCATAAATAGCATTG GTACTGAGCTTACAAGAGATGATCGCAAGAAATTGTACTCTAATTTTGGTTTACT TTACCCCTATGGTCATGAAGAACTTGCTGTCTGTGAAGATATTGACCAG GTTCGTGGTGTGATGGAAAAATATCCTCCCTACCAGTCCATTTTCGCTAAAATGTCCTATGGAGAGAGCCAGATGCTTGACAAGGCATTTTATGAAGAGGAGGTGAAGAGGCTTTGTTTGGCGTTTGAGCAACAG TTCCATTATGGTGTTTTCTTTGCTTACATGAGGTTGAGGGAGCAGGAGATCAGGAATCTGATGTGGATATCTGAATGTGTGGCTCAGAACCAGAAGTCTCGAGTTCATGACAGCGTCGTCTTCATATTTTAG
- the LOC117930056 gene encoding receptor of activated protein C kinase 1-like, whose amino-acid sequence METSTTITDLDADSLAECGRYLDLQDLSNMAMSCKFLKTVAYSDSIWQRWFSEHWPLQMPSTFSQASGVRESYLARRTALRQFKFVDPLAAQFHTDAKPFNHLLLDKNNDIIFSQGSVIQIMKMGSIFSGRDFVITLNDHNARITCMRLFPLSETSLFRSETQREENVLVTSSCDHSIRLWWKGSCQRCFRGHNGPVSTLSDKLLGDGSGKVFASGGEDGTVRLWSLSSSGKRGQQALKATLYGHAKPVKLMTVAGHKTSLLVTISKDSKVRVWDTTTSSAVRSSCCVGMASVLGAPVDMKCYESLLFVAAGSSVSTIDLRTMQRVITAAIGQHEVYSFDILPSKSLICTGGDGKAMLWDIRKSQETLKPEPVIEVDGHTGPVTLLHMDPYKIVTGGPEDDHVNVWELDTGTQTNTLACSSDEGPNSNPGCSAMAADGCRIVTASCGTEDGLVWFRDFTDATCPVSSSHEDKPASKFWDPQCYGDTENSDD is encoded by the exons ATGGAGACTTCCACCACCATCACCGACTTGGACGCCGACTCTCTGGCCGAGTGTGGGCGCTACCTCGACCTCCAAGACCTCTCCAACATGGCCATGTCCTGCAAATTCCTCAAAACTGTTGCCTATTCTGATTCCATCTGGCAGCGTTGGTTCAG TGAGCATTGGCCGCTGCAAATGCCGTCTACTTTCTCCCAAGCTTCTGGGGTGAGGGAATCCTACTTGGCTAGGCGCACAGCTTTGAGGCAGTTCAAGTTTGTTGATCCACTAGCTGCTCAATTCCACACAGATGCCAAGCCTTTCAACCATTTATTATTGGACAAAAATAATGACATCATTTTTTCCCAG GGTTCAGTGATCCAAATAATGAAGATGGGTAGCATTTTTAGTGGAAGAGACTTTGTTATCACCCTAAATGATCATAATGCAAGAATTACTTGTATGAG ATTATTTCCGCTTAGTGAAACATCTTTATTTCGAAGTGAGACACAACGAGAAGAAAATGTTTTGGTAACCTCAAGCTGTGACCACTCCATTCGTCTATGGTGGAAG GGTTCTTGCCAGCGGTGTTTTAGAGGTCATAATGGCCCAGTTTCCACTCTTTCAGATAAATTGCTGGGTGATGGTAGTGGCAAAGTATTTGCAAGTGGAGGAGAAGATGGTACAGTTCGACTTTGGTCCCTTAGCTCAAGTGGGAAACGTGGCCAGCAGGCTTTAAAGGCAACTCTTTATGGGCATGCGAAACCTGTAAAATTGATGACAGTTGCTGG GCATAAAACTTCTCTTCTGGTGACAATTTCGAAAGATTCTAAG GTGAGAGTTTGGGATACAACTACATCATCTGCTGTTCGTTCTTCATGCTGTGTGGGAATGGCTTCTGTTCTTGGTGCACCTGTGGACATGAAATGTTATGAATCATTGCTTTTTGTTGCTGCTGGTTCCTCTGTTTCCACAATTGATTTGAGGACGATGCAAAGAGTTATCACTGCTGCAATTGGACAACATGAAGTGTATTCATTTGATATTTTGCCCTCAAAATCCTTGATATGCACAGGTGGAGATGGCAA AGCGATGCTATGGGACATTAGGAAAAGTCAGGAGACTCTTAAACCAGAACCAGTGATCGAGGTGGATGGGCACACGGGCCCAGTAACGCTCTTGCACATGGATCCATACAAAATTGTTACAGGAGGCCCTGAGGATGATCACGTTAATGTTTGGGAGCTGGACACTGGGACACAAACAAATACTTTGGCTTGCAGTTCAGATGAGGGACCAAATTCCAACCCTGGGTGTTCTGCCATGGCCGCTGATGGGTGTCGGATTGTCACTGCTAGCTGTGGTACAGAGGATGGGCTTGTATGGTTTAGGGACTTCACTGATGCTACATGCCCTGTTTCTTCTTCACATGAAGATAAACCTGCCTCAAAATTTTGGGATCCTCAATGCTATGGTGATACCGAAAACTCTGATGACTGA